The proteins below come from a single Molothrus ater isolate BHLD 08-10-18 breed brown headed cowbird chromosome 3, BPBGC_Mater_1.1, whole genome shotgun sequence genomic window:
- the RAB4A gene encoding ras-related protein Rab-4A: protein MSQSAMSETYDFLFKFLVIGNAGTGKSCLLHQFIEKKFKDDSNHTIGVEFGSKIINVGGKYVKLQIWDTAGQERFRSVTRSYYRGAAGALLVYDITSRETYNALTNWLTDARMLASQNIVIILCGNKKDLDADREVTFLEASRFAQENELMFLETSALTGENVEEAFVQCARKILNKIESGELDPERMGSGIQYGDAALRQLRSPRRAQAQSAQECGC from the exons ATTTCCTGTTTAAGTTCTTGGTGATAGGAAATGCTGGAACTGGAAAATCCTGTTTGCTACACCAAtttattgaaaagaaat tCAAAGATGACTCAAATCATACTATAGGAGTGGAATTTGGTTCAAAGATCATAAATGTTGGTGGTAAATATGTCAAATTGCAGATATGGGATACAGCAGGACAAGAGCGGTTCAG GTCTGTAACAAGGAGTTACTacagaggggctgcaggtgctttGCTTGTCTATGATATAACCAG CCGGGAAACCTACAATGCACTTACTAATTGGTTGACGGATGCAAGAATGTTAGCAAGTCAAAATATTGTGATAATACTGTGTGGAAACAAAAAGGATCTTGATGCAGATCGTGAAGTCACTTTTTTAGAAGCATCCCGGTTTGCACAGGAAAATG AGCTGATGTTCTTGGAAACAAGTGCTCTAACGGGGGAAAATGTTGAAGAGGCCTTTGTACAGTGTGCAAGGAAAATACTCAATAAAATTGAATCAG GAGAACTGGATCCAGAAAGAATGGGCTCAGGTATTCAGTATGGAGATGCTGCCTTGAGACAGCTGAGATCACCACGCAGAGCACAAGCACAAAGTGCTCAAGAATGTGGATGttag